One Burkholderia cepacia genomic window carries:
- a CDS encoding ABC transporter permease encodes MRNLHTIGIGSIEALLLVVIAAMAIGLGLSTSTFLTLPNLFDLLNQSSVNLIFAAGLLVVLVAGGIDISFAVGASVVQYLTALAMLRLGGGNWALGVAAAAGFGFLLGAVNATIIHRFRVVSIVATIATFNVFFGGLMFATGGVSIYDLPDWWMNRISLVHVDTPSGAADLALPVAAMVVAVGATWFLLRRTTLGRQLFAAGDNAEAARRVGIDLGAIHYVAYGWLGMMAGIAGLMQAHYVQEVVPNALYGRELDVLAAVVLGGARLGGGRGTVLGAILGIVLVSIAANGLNLLGVSPYAFKMIVGAVILIAITLSSDRVARLIGSRFPSSNARAQS; translated from the coding sequence ATGCGTAACCTGCACACAATCGGAATCGGCTCGATCGAGGCGCTGCTGCTCGTCGTCATTGCGGCGATGGCGATCGGCCTCGGCCTGTCGACGTCGACGTTCCTCACGTTGCCGAATCTGTTCGACCTGTTGAACCAGAGCTCCGTGAACCTGATCTTCGCGGCCGGACTGCTGGTCGTGCTGGTGGCGGGCGGCATCGACATTTCGTTCGCGGTCGGCGCGTCGGTGGTGCAGTATCTGACCGCGCTCGCGATGCTGCGGCTCGGCGGCGGCAACTGGGCGCTGGGCGTCGCCGCGGCAGCCGGCTTCGGATTCCTGCTCGGCGCCGTGAACGCGACGATCATCCATCGGTTTCGCGTCGTTTCGATCGTCGCGACGATCGCGACGTTCAACGTGTTCTTCGGCGGACTGATGTTCGCGACGGGCGGCGTGTCGATCTACGACCTGCCGGACTGGTGGATGAACCGGATTTCGCTGGTGCACGTCGACACGCCGAGCGGCGCCGCCGATCTCGCGCTGCCGGTCGCGGCGATGGTCGTCGCGGTCGGCGCGACCTGGTTCCTGCTGCGACGCACGACGCTCGGCCGTCAGCTCTTCGCGGCCGGCGACAACGCGGAGGCCGCACGGCGCGTCGGCATCGATCTGGGCGCGATCCACTACGTCGCATACGGCTGGCTCGGGATGATGGCCGGCATCGCCGGCCTGATGCAGGCGCACTACGTGCAGGAAGTGGTGCCCAACGCGCTGTACGGCCGCGAACTGGACGTGCTGGCCGCCGTCGTGCTCGGCGGCGCGCGACTCGGTGGCGGCCGCGGCACGGTGCTCGGCGCGATCCTCGGGATCGTGCTCGTGTCGATCGCCGCGAATGGCCTGAACCTGCTCGGCGTGTCGCCGTATGCGTTCAAGATGATCGTCGGCGCCGTGATCCTGATCGCGATCACGCTGTCGAGCGATCGTGTCGCGCGACTCATCGGTTCGCGCTTTCCATCGTCGAATGCGAGGGCGCAATCATGA
- a CDS encoding sugar ABC transporter ATP-binding protein, with amino-acid sequence MMSAHSPGRAAFARSALPPAADAVDAPALLELERVSKVFGGVQALQNVRFDVQRGEVLCLAGENGCGKSTLIKIVNGVYRPEPGASIRFDGRPVAELNPVRARELGIQVIWQDLALFPEMTVAENIAFEQNLGARPRLVDYRRMRAAARQILARLGVPLDLELPVRRLSIAQRQVVAIARALVADARLVFMDEPTASLSHAETDALLSIVRRLSADGIAVVFVSHRLAEVLDVCSRVTVMRDGRYVGTFPTAGMTQTRLAELMTGRTFDYAVRTTDLSAAPIVLRVDGLSRRGEYDGVSLTVRRGEILGITGRLGAGRTELALSLFGMSRPHAGTIELDGKRLACRSNRDAIRAGIAYVSEDRLQLGLVQQQSIGDNTVITVLDELLGAARLISPRRRDALILDWIDRLAIKIGRPGDAVSTLSGGNQQRVVLAKWLATRPKLLILDAPTVGVDVGARAGIFAIIRELAAAGMAIILISDEIPEVYFNADRVLHMRDGRIVADYVPGRTSIDQIERDVHA; translated from the coding sequence ATGATGTCAGCCCATTCACCCGGTCGCGCCGCGTTCGCGCGATCGGCGTTGCCGCCGGCCGCGGATGCGGTGGACGCGCCGGCGTTGCTCGAACTCGAACGCGTGTCGAAGGTGTTCGGCGGCGTGCAGGCGTTGCAGAACGTGCGTTTCGACGTGCAGCGCGGCGAAGTGCTGTGCCTCGCGGGCGAAAACGGCTGCGGCAAGAGCACGCTGATCAAGATCGTCAACGGCGTGTATCGGCCCGAGCCCGGCGCGTCGATCCGCTTCGACGGCCGGCCTGTTGCGGAGCTGAACCCGGTGCGCGCGCGCGAACTCGGCATTCAGGTGATCTGGCAGGATCTCGCGCTGTTTCCGGAGATGACGGTCGCCGAGAACATCGCGTTCGAGCAGAACCTCGGCGCGCGGCCGCGGCTCGTCGATTACCGCCGGATGAGGGCGGCCGCGCGGCAGATTCTGGCGCGGCTCGGCGTGCCGCTCGACCTCGAGCTGCCGGTGCGCCGGCTGTCGATCGCGCAACGTCAGGTGGTGGCGATCGCACGCGCGCTCGTCGCCGATGCGCGGCTCGTGTTCATGGACGAGCCGACCGCGTCGCTGAGCCACGCGGAGACCGACGCGCTGCTTTCGATCGTGCGGCGCCTGTCGGCCGACGGCATCGCGGTCGTGTTCGTCAGCCATCGGCTCGCCGAGGTGCTCGACGTGTGCAGCCGCGTGACCGTGATGCGCGACGGCCGCTACGTCGGCACGTTTCCGACCGCCGGCATGACGCAGACGCGGCTCGCCGAGCTGATGACCGGGCGCACGTTCGACTACGCGGTGCGCACGACGGACCTGTCGGCCGCGCCGATCGTGTTGCGTGTCGACGGCCTGTCGCGGCGCGGCGAATACGACGGCGTGTCGCTGACCGTGAGGCGCGGCGAGATTCTGGGCATCACGGGCCGCCTCGGCGCGGGGCGTACCGAACTCGCGCTGTCGCTGTTCGGCATGTCGCGGCCGCACGCGGGCACGATCGAGCTCGACGGCAAGCGGCTCGCGTGCCGCTCCAATCGCGACGCGATTCGGGCGGGCATCGCGTACGTATCGGAAGACCGGCTGCAACTCGGCCTCGTGCAGCAGCAATCGATCGGCGACAACACGGTGATCACGGTGCTCGACGAACTGCTCGGCGCCGCGCGGCTGATTTCGCCGCGCCGGCGCGATGCGCTGATTCTCGACTGGATCGACCGGCTCGCAATCAAGATCGGCCGGCCCGGCGACGCTGTGTCGACGCTGTCCGGCGGCAACCAGCAGCGCGTCGTGCTCGCCAAATGGCTCGCGACGCGGCCGAAGCTGCTGATTCTCGATGCGCCGACGGTCGGCGTCGACGTCGGCGCGCGGGCCGGCATCTTCGCGATCATTCGCGAGCTGGCCGCGGCCGGCATGGCAATCATCCTGATCTCGGACGAGATTCCGGAAGTCTATTTCAACGCCGACCGGGTCCTGCACATGCGCGACGGCCGCATCGTTGCCGACTATGTGCCGGGCCGCACTTCCATCGATCAGATCGAGCGAGACGTCCATGCGTAA
- a CDS encoding substrate-binding domain-containing protein encodes MSGNFVRTLCAGLTAFVLATGVAMASPDKPVIGIVVKIGGIPWFNAMDAGIRKRAEQLGVKAFMVGPTSADPALQVRAIEDLIAQRVDVIGVVPNDAKVLEPVLQRARAAGIKVVTHESPNQQNVDWNFELASAKGFGQAYAKSLASAAGGKGDYAVFVGSLTVPLHNAWADAAIAYLKANAPDMKLVGDRYGVAEDVDASRKTALDLMRAHPNLKAILAFGSQGPIGAARAVAERQAKGKVVVLGPFSPGQGRRLVHEGVLTGGYMWNPEQAGEVFVTLGTMLAKGQPVKDGATIPGLGVVHPEGHNLIVNQLVELNEKTVDTLAKQGL; translated from the coding sequence ATGTCAGGAAACTTCGTGCGCACGCTGTGCGCGGGCTTGACCGCATTCGTTCTCGCGACGGGCGTTGCGATGGCATCGCCGGACAAGCCGGTGATCGGAATCGTCGTGAAGATCGGCGGCATTCCGTGGTTCAACGCGATGGACGCCGGCATCCGCAAACGGGCAGAGCAGCTCGGCGTGAAGGCGTTCATGGTCGGGCCGACGAGTGCCGATCCGGCGCTGCAGGTTCGCGCGATCGAGGATCTGATCGCGCAGCGCGTCGACGTGATCGGCGTCGTGCCGAACGACGCGAAGGTGCTCGAGCCGGTGCTGCAGCGCGCCCGCGCGGCCGGCATCAAGGTCGTCACGCACGAGTCGCCGAACCAGCAGAACGTCGACTGGAATTTCGAGCTCGCATCCGCGAAGGGCTTCGGCCAAGCGTATGCGAAAAGCCTCGCGAGCGCGGCGGGCGGCAAAGGCGACTATGCGGTGTTCGTCGGCTCGCTGACCGTGCCGTTGCACAACGCGTGGGCCGATGCGGCGATCGCGTACCTGAAGGCGAATGCGCCCGACATGAAGCTCGTCGGCGATCGCTACGGTGTCGCCGAGGATGTCGACGCATCGCGCAAGACTGCGCTCGATCTGATGCGCGCGCATCCGAACCTGAAGGCGATTCTCGCGTTCGGCAGCCAGGGGCCGATCGGCGCCGCGCGCGCAGTCGCGGAGCGGCAGGCGAAGGGCAAGGTCGTCGTGCTCGGCCCGTTCTCGCCGGGGCAGGGCCGCCGGCTCGTGCACGAAGGCGTGCTGACGGGCGGCTACATGTGGAATCCCGAGCAGGCGGGCGAAGTATTCGTGACGCTCGGCACGATGCTCGCGAAGGGACAGCCGGTGAAGGACGGCGCGACGATTCCCGGGCTCGGCGTCGTGCATCCCGAAGGACACAACCTGATCGTCAACCAGCTCGTCGAGCTCAACGAAAAGACGGTCGACACGCTCGCCAAGCAAGGGCTTTGA